From the Mycoplasma putrefaciens KS1 genome, the window TAACAATTTGCATTATTAATTGTTTTTTTCTGGCTTTTTTTTGAGCTTCAGTTAGTGAAATTGATTTTTGACGTTTCATTTGCAATAAGGTTGGTAATAACATTGATACTGCTTGCAAAGGTAAATAAATAGCAATGATTGTGATGTAAATATAATTTCCTTGAGTTATTTGTTGTCAAGGACCTTCAATTAAAGCAATTGGACCTATTGCTGCGATTTTTAACGATCTTGTAGATCTAACAATTGCATAAATAGCAAATAAAAACGGTAAGGGTGCAAATGAGCCTGTTATTGTTGAAAATTGACTCAGACCTTCTTTTTTATAAATTGCTTGAATCTCAGCTTGTTGCTTTTGTCTTGATTGCATATCTTTTTTATCTTTATATTTAGCTTGAACATCAGCAACTTTTAATTGTAGGTCTTGCATTTTATATTGATTTGCTTGTGATTTAAAAGTAAAAAGAAGTGTTAATGCTCTTATTAATAACACTGTTAGAAAAATAGATGCGATAGCTGCAACTCCATAACTTGTTTGTGATGCAGTATCTAACATAGGATTTAATGTTCCTGCAAATAGCCTAATTAGTCCAGTTAAAACTCAAGCAATTGGATAGACAAAAAATCCATAAAACGGTGATTGGGTTTGAGCAAATGTGTCTTGTCATGAAGTTATAGAATGAAAACCATATTCAATAAGTTTTCCATTTTGGTATGCAAAATGATGAATTTTTG encodes:
- the yidC gene encoding membrane protein insertase YidC, producing MYKQSSKVMSYLNPEKGKKSSKSSKEILKVAVKWLKVLGFLFILVSMLWGCVQMYQPQYTVNQIVDLTGKSVYAPGVAFEIIIKSLGESGSKIHHFAYQNGKLIEYGFHSITSWQDTFAQTQSPFYGFFVYPIAWVLTGLIRLFAGTLNPMLDTASQTSYGVAAIASIFLTVLLIRALTLLFTFKSQANQYKMQDLQLKVADVQAKYKDKKDMQSRQKQQAEIQAIYKKEGLSQFSTITGSFAPLPFLFAIYAIVRSTRSLKIAAIGPIALIEGPWQQITQGNYIYITIIAIYLPLQAVSMLLPTLLQMKRQKSISLTEAQKKARKKQLIMQIVMMAVFVIVILSVATGVCIYWIFSSLFQIIQTYAFYKYNEKHTKASNQERQRRLRQQEKLKLNNN